Below is a genomic region from Flammeovirgaceae bacterium SG7u.111.
CTATTTGAGGGAAAATGCCCAAAAAGCCATCCAAGATGCTGCTTCCGAAGCCACCAAAGACATTGAAGCAGCGCAAAAAGATGTGGCAAAGGTGCAGAAGGAAGTCGATAAGATAGATACTGACATCAAAAATATGCGTGAAGTGATAAAAGCGGAACGAGCTAGGGATGCCAAGCGAGTGAAGGATGCCGAAAATGCGGTTACAGCAGCTCAAAATAAGGTAAACGGGCTTCAGAAGGAGATTGATAAAATGCGGAAAACGATCCAATCTGAGCGAAATAGAGATGCTAAGCGTGTAAAAGATGCGGAAAAAGCAGTGGCATCGGCACAAAGCAAGGTGAATAAGCTACAAGGGGAAATTGACAAAATGCGGAAGACGATCAGAGCTGAACGAGCCAGAGATACCAAGCGCTTGAGCGATGCAAGAAAGAAAGTAAGCGAAGCGCAAAACAGCGTCAACAGTATCCAAAGTGAAATAAACAGTTCGCACAGACGGATCAGCACCTTAAACTCGCACATAAAGTCCAAGAAAAAGTGGTATGATAAGTCTCCTTGGTACAAGAAGAGTTACCGCTGGGCAGAGTACGCCGCCTATGCAGCAGCCAAAGGAGCTGAAATCACTGCTCTTTATACCAAGATTGGTGGAATGGAAGCTGCCAAAGGAACTGCCTACGGCGTGTTGGAAGCAGCCAAGCAGATAGTGAGAGGGATAGAATTGGCGGCAAAGACCTTCCCGATAGATGCAGATGTACGGATTGCAGGCTTGTTTACGGCGAAGGAAACGGCAAACGGGGCATTGGAAGTTGCCAAGCAATCCCTCCGAGGGATAAAAGCGACTATCGACGTGTTCCCAATTGATGCTGATGTGCGGATAGCAGGTTTGTTTACCGCAAAGGGTACGGCAAGTGGCACGTTAGAAGTAGCCAAGCAAACCCTCAAAGCGTTGAAGGCAACGATCGATGCATTTCCAATTGATGCCGACGTGCGGATAGCAGGCTTGTTCACCGCCAAGGGCACGGCAACCGTAGCGTTGCAAACTGCTATTGGTGTATTGGAAGCGGCAAAAGCAACCGTAGGTGGTTTGGCTTCCGTAGCCGATTTTGTAGTTGAATTTGGTTTGGGGGGCTTAATAGATATCAAAGAAGCTCATTTCGAAGGCCAGCTCAATGTGATGAATGGAGGGCAAGTAAATATGGGCTTCAAAATTCTGCTGCTCAAAAAGCCGCTCGATCTCGACCTTGCCTTCAACTTCAAAAATATGGCAAGCACGCTCAAGTCTTTCACAGGCAAGCTGATTGCTGAGATAAATTAGGGGATTGAATAGGGTTTTCTAAAAAAAAATTAACGCCGTTATTATAGAATAACGGCGTTAATCAATCAAGTCTCTTTCAATAATCAGTTTGGCTATTTCCCCACTTTCGTTTTTTTGCTGTAGAGCAGGTCAAAAGAGAGGGGGAGGGGTTCTTGCGTATTGGGTTTGAGGTAGAAAATTTCTATGCCTTGTCCGCCGCCTTGCTGGAAGAACTCAATTTTTATAGGATAAAAGCCTTCTTTGAGAGGGAGGATATACGATACAGGTTCTTCCATGGCGTGCAGGCCATCGTTGTTGATGATCATCTCCTCGTTTAGGTACATTTTCGACCCGTCGTCAGAAGTTATTCCAAAGGCATAATACCCTTCTTCTTCTATGTGGAGGTATCCTTCAAAAACACAGGCATAATTTTCCTTTTTGGGTAGGATGGAGAAGTCAAAGCTATTTTCCATCACACCTTTATCTGCTTTTTTGAGCTGGCTGAAGTCGGGTAGGGAATCCCATTTCCCTTCGTAGTAGGTATAATTTAGGCTGCCTTTTGTCGCTTTTTTGGGTTTATTGACCGTGGGCATCGCTTCTCCCAGTTTGTATTCATTGGTTGTTGTTGTCCCACCTCCTCTTTTGCTAAATGCCCTTGTTTTGAGGACTGTGGGCTGTTCTAATACTAACATGCGTTTTTCTAACTTAGGTGAGTCGGCAGTGGGTTCGCTACCATCGGTTGTGAAGCGAATATTTGGGTGCTCTGTAGTACAAAATACCATAATAGGTTGGTCTTTCAGCATAATGCCGCCCATGGGGTGCATGCTAACGACAGATGTGCCGAAGCCTTCGTAAATGTATTGCATGGCATCGTAAATGCTTTTGTATCGAACCGAACCGTGGGTTTCGTTGGGGTAGGCTACGCTTTTCCAGTCCAACTCGTTGTCCAGTTTTTGTAGTATCGAATCCATCGTGTTCAAGCCCATTCCAATATAGCCTTGTCCTTCTCTTCCTGTGTAAAAAAGGATTTTCCCTTTTGTTTTTTCAGCATCCAGTTTTTCGGCTGCGGTACGGACTAGCAACTGCTCATCCCACCAAAAGCTTGGGTCAACGGCAATGTAGGCATCGAACAAGTCGGGCTCTTCCATAAGGGCGGTCATGGAAAAGACACCACCAAAGGAATGTCCGTATAAAATATCCATTTTGCTGGTCGCATAGTTCTTGTCGATGTGGGGCATGAGTTCTGTTTTGAAGAACTTTAGGAACTTCGAAGCTCCTCCCGAAGTAGGTACGTTTTTGTTATGCGAAGGGAGGAAATCTCTGTTCCTATCTACATTAAAAACAATGACCATAATGACGGGTGGAGCTTTCCTTTCTTGTTGCATAAACTGCATACATGCTTGCATCAGATCTTTGTTGCCACCTCCGTCGGTGACATAGATCACATCGTATTTGTCGGCAGTGTTTGGGTCGTACTTTTCGGGTAAAATGATTTCAAAATGCCTTTTCTCTTCAAGGGCTTCCGAATAGAGAGAATCTTTTATGGGTTT
It encodes:
- a CDS encoding alpha/beta hydrolase-fold protein, translated to MKTLSTYLFFLCIATASFAQEDKPIKDSLYSEALEEKRHFEIILPEKYDPNTADKYDVIYVTDGGGNKDLMQACMQFMQQERKAPPVIMVIVFNVDRNRDFLPSHNKNVPTSGGASKFLKFFKTELMPHIDKNYATSKMDILYGHSFGGVFSMTALMEEPDLFDAYIAVDPSFWWDEQLLVRTAAEKLDAEKTKGKILFYTGREGQGYIGMGLNTMDSILQKLDNELDWKSVAYPNETHGSVRYKSIYDAMQYIYEGFGTSVVSMHPMGGIMLKDQPIMVFCTTEHPNIRFTTDGSEPTADSPKLEKRMLVLEQPTVLKTRAFSKRGGGTTTTNEYKLGEAMPTVNKPKKATKGSLNYTYYEGKWDSLPDFSQLKKADKGVMENSFDFSILPKKENYACVFEGYLHIEEEGYYAFGITSDDGSKMYLNEEMIINNDGLHAMEEPVSYILPLKEGFYPIKIEFFQQGGGQGIEIFYLKPNTQEPLPLSFDLLYSKKTKVGK